From one Rosa rugosa chromosome 4, drRosRugo1.1, whole genome shotgun sequence genomic stretch:
- the LOC133707417 gene encoding equilibrative nucleotide transporter 3-like, with the protein MAALAYNEAKVNTRKRILAGYTIFFLGTLMLIVVDLATSGSGGIGPYIGICAINGALGVAGAHVEGGIVGDLSFMCPEFIQSFLSGLAAAGALTSVLRLITKAVFDKYNNGLRKGAMLFLSISTFIQFVCILLYAIYFPRLPIVKYYRSKAASEGSKTVSADLATAGIQTKADIEVQNDAALPQRLSNKQLFNQNLDYGLGLFLTYALTLSIFPGFLYENTQNHKLGSWYPLVLIAVYNAVDLTSRYIPLVKCLKMESRKGLMIAILLRMLFVPAFYCTAKYGDLGWMMMLTSLLGFSNGYFTVCVMIVAPKGYQGSEQNALGNLLVLWLFFGVFAGLSINWLWLAH; encoded by the exons ATGGCAGCACTAGCTTACAATGAAGCAAAGGTTAATACCCGAAAGCGGATCTTAGCTGGATACACTATCTTCTTCCTTGGTACCTTGATGctaattgtt GTGGATTTAGCTACGTCTGGTAGTGGAGGAATTGGACCTTATATTGGGATATGTGCCATTAATGGTGCATTAGGGGTTGCAGGTGCCCATGTCGAAGGTGGGATCGTTGGCGACCTATCTTTCATGTGCCCTGAATTCATCCAG TCTTTCTTATCTGGATTGGCTGCAGCTGGTGCTTTAACCTCAGTCTTGAGGCTGATAACCAAGGCGGTCTTTGATAAATACAACAATGGTCTTCGCAAGGGGGCGA TGCTATTCCTGTCAATTTCCACATTCATTCAGTTCGTGTGTATTCTTCTCTATGCAATTTACTTCCCTAGATTGCCTATAGTAAAGTACTACCGCTCAAAAGCGGCCTCGGAAGGCTCTAAAACTGTATCAGCTGATCTTGCAACTGCTGGAATCCAAACAAAAGCAGACATTGAA GTCCAGAACGATGCTGCTCTTCCACAACGATTGAGCAATAAGCAATTGTTCAATCAGAATTTAGATTATGGACTTGGCTTGTTTTTGACATATGCTCTGACATTATCAATATTCCCTGGTTTCCTATATGAAAACACTCAAAACCACAAGCTCGGCTCATG GTATCCGCTTGTTCTGATCGCAGTGTACAATGCGGTGGATTTAACATCGAGGTACATACCTCTTGTGAAATGTCTGAAGATGGAATCAAGAAAGGGTCTAATGATTGCAATTCTATTGCGAATGCTCTTCGTGCCAGCATTCTATTGCACAGCAAAATATGGTGACCtgggatggatgatgatgctcacatCACTCCTAGGATTTTCGAATGGCTACTTCACTGTTTGTGTCATGATAGTGGCACCCAAAGGTTACCAG GGATCTGAGCAGAATGCCTTGGGTAACTTGCTTGTACTGTGGCTTTTCTTCGGCGTATTTGCAGGGCTTTCCATTAACTGGTTATGGCTAGCTCATTAG
- the LOC133745495 gene encoding subtilisin-like protease SBT3.3 — MTSPISSVVLGFLCLLCVLNDQGISITVAAAKTNSRVHIVYLGERQHDNPKLITDSHHDLLATIVGSKSLASELMVYSYRHGFSGFAAKLTEAQAQKCAELPDVVRVIPNTLYKLQTTRSWDFLGLSPQSPSSNILPSSNMGDGVIIGVLDTGIWPESKSFNEEGLGPVPSHWKGICESGEKFNATLHCNRKIIGARWFNDGILAEYGQPLNTSERTEFMSPRDAHGHGTHTASTAAGSFVTNVSYKGLGHGTVRGGAPNARLAVYKVCWNVLGGQCSGADMLKAFDEAIHDGVDVLSLSIGGSVPLYSDVDERDGIATGSFHAVARGITVVCAASNDGPSAQTVQNTSPWIITVAASTTDRAFPTSITLGNNKTFLGQAMFTGLEIGFTSLIYPESGGLQPTATGVCESLSLNKTMVSGKVVLCFTSLGRRRAVTSASATVKEAGGVGLIVGKNPTEGLYPCSDDFPCIEVDYEIGTRIAFYIRSTRYPLVKLNRSKTIVGKPILAKVAYFSSRGPNSAAPAILKPDIAAPGVNILAATSPLDSFVDAGYVMHSGTSMATPHVSGIVALLKALHPNWSPAAIRSALVTSAWRNGPSGLPIFAEGSPQKLTNPFDFGGGIVHPNAAANPGLVYDMGAADYMHYLCAMGYNNSAISRLTGQATTCPIMRPSILDINLPSITIPSLRNSITVTRTVTNVGDPKSVYEATIDPPLGTVVSVKPNPLVFNSTVQKLTFEITISTTHQMNTGYYFGSLTWTDRVHAVRIPLSMRTEFLQHFADDH; from the exons ATGACCAGCCCAATAAGTTCAGTAGTACTTGGTTTCCTATGCCTTCTCTGTGTTCTGAATGACCAGGGAATATCGATAACAGTGGCCGCGGCTAAGACTAATAGCCGT GTTCACATTGTTTATCTGGGAGAGAGGCAGCATGACAATCCCAAGTTGATCACGGATTCTCATCATGATTTGCTTGCCACCATAGTTGGAAG TAAGAGCTTGGCCTCGGAATTGATGGTATACAGTTACAGACATGGTTTCTCTGGATTTGCAGCCAAGCTTACGGAGGCTCAAGCCCAAAAATGTGCAG AGTTGCCTGATGTTGTTCGAGTCATACCAAATACTCTATACAAGCTGCAAACTACTAGGAGTTGGGATTTTCTTGGCCTCTCTCCTCAGTCACCTTCAAGTAATATTCTTCCCAGTAGCAACATGGGTGATGGAGTTATCATAGGTGTCCTTGACACAG GTATATGGCCAGAGTCTAAATCTTTCAATGAAGAAGGCCTAGGGCCAGTTCCATCCCACTGGAAGGGTATCTGTGAATCTGGTGAAAAATTTAATGCCACATTGCATTGCAATAGAAAAATCATCGGAGCACGTTGGTTCAACGATGGAATACTTGCTGAGTATGGACAGCCGTTGAACACATCTGAAAGAACTGAATTCATGTCCCCAAGAGATGCACATGGACATGGCACTCACACTGCTAGCACTGCAGCTGGTTCTTTTGTGACTAATGTTAGTTACAAGGGCCTTGGTCATGGGACAGTTAGAGGGGGTGCCCCAAATGCTCGATTGGCTGTTTACAAGGTTTGCTGGAATGTGCTTGGCGGTCAATGCTCAGGAGCTGATATGCTCAAAGCTTTTGATGAAGCCATACATGATGGAGTTGATGTGTTGTCACTCTCGATTGGGGGTTCAGTTCCACTCTATTCGGATGTGGATGAACGTGATGGCATTGCAACTGGCTCCTTTCATGCTGTGGCCAGGGGAATTACTGTTGTTTGTGCAGCTTCAAATGATGGACCTTCGGCGCAGACAGTTCAGAACACATCACCTTGGATCATAACTGTTGCAGCAAGCACCACGGATCGAGCATTTCCTACTTCCATAACTTTAGGAAATAACAAAACTTTCCTG GGTCAAGCTATGTTTACAGGACTTGAGATTGGTTTTACAAGCTTGATATATCCGGAGTCTGGAGGGCTTCAACCTACTGCTACAGG TGTCTGTGAATCCCTCTCACTTAACAAAACCATGGTATCTGGAAAGGTGGTTCTATGCTTCACTTCACTCGGTCGTAGGAGAGCTGTAACAAGTGCTTCAGCTACTGTGAAAGAAGCTGGCGGTGTTGGCCTAATCGTAGGAAAGAATCCAACTGAAGGCTTGTATCCATGTAGTGATGACTTTCCTTGTATTGAAGTTGACTATGAGATAGGCACCCGAATAGCGTTTTATATCCGATCTACCAG ATATCCTCTTGTGAAGTTGAACCGTTCTAAAACAATTGTGGGCAAGCCAATATTAGCCAAGGTTGCCTATTTTTCATCTCGGGGACCAAACTCCGCAGCACCAGCAATTCTCAAG CCAGATATAGCTGCGCCTGGTGTGAACATATTAGCTGCAACTTCTCCACTTGATTCATTTGTGGATGCTGGATATGTCATGCACTCGGGAACATCGATGGCAACTCCTCATGTCTCAGGCATTGTGGCTCTCCTCAAAGCACTGCATCCTAACTGGTCTCCAGCAGCCATTCGATCAGCACTAGTCACAAGTG CATGGAGGAATGGTCCATCTGGTTTACCAATTTTTGCCGAGGGATCTCCTCAAAAGTTGACCAATCCTTTCGACTTTGGAGGTGGCATTGTGCACCCGAATGCAGCAGCAAACCCGGGTCTTGTATATGACATGGGTGCAGCAGACTACATGCATTATCTATGTGCCATGGGCTACAACAACTCTGCCATATCAAGGCTCACAGGCCAGGCCACAACATGTCCCATAATGAGACCTTCTATTTTGGACATTAACCTACCTTCCATAACCATACCAAGCCTCAGAAATTCCATTACTGTAACAAGAACTGTCACAAATGTAGGAGACCCTAAATCCGTTTATGAAGCTACAATTGATCCTCCATTGGGAACAGTGGTATCTGTAAAACCCAATCCTTTGGTATTCAACTCCACGGTTCAGAAACTCACTTTCGAGATTACAATTTCCACAACCCACCAGATGAACACAGGGTACTACTTTGGAAGCCTTACATGGACTGATAGAGTGCATGCTGTGAGAATTCCCTTGTCTATGAGGACAGAGTTTTTACAACATTTTGCTGATGATCACTGA